The bacterium HR17 nucleotide sequence GGCTCGCCCGTCCGTTAGAGTTGCGCCTCGCCGCGTGGGACGCCTTTCACGCCGCCAGCGATTTGCCCCCGCAGTGGCGCGTAAATGGCATCGTGGAGGTGTTCCTTGACACCGTTGAAGAGTTGGAGTTGCACGGGCTGACCCCTGAGCGGGTCGCCACCGCGTTGCCCGATGACCCCACCGTCGCCCCTTTGACCCGCTTGTGGCGGCATTGGTGCAGTGTGTTATGCGAGCGCCACCTTTGGACGGTCGGCGATGTCTTGCGGCGGGGCATTGAAGCGGTGCGCCGTTCGCCTGATGCGTTGCCGTCCGAAATCATCGCTTACGGCTTCACGGCGTTGACCGACTTGCGCTGGCAATTCCTGCAAGCGTTGCACACCGACGGCGCTCAACACATCCGCTTTTTCGTCCCTTGCTTTACAGACAACGAACCCGCCTACCGCTACACGCACGCCTTGCGCCGGTTGTTGCACGATGCGACATTGGCGCAAGAGTGTGACGACGAAGTGCCCGACGAGTTAAATGCCATCGTTCGGTTTGCCTTTCACTGGCAACAGGAAGCCCCTGCGTTTCAGCCGACGGACCGCGTCGTCTGCATAGCGGCAGCGGGCGAGGAGCAGGAAGTGGAGATGGCGGTGCGGGTGCTGACGCAGTGGCGGCGGGAAGGCAAATTGCGCCGCTACAGCGACGCATTGCTCCTCGCCCGTTCGTTGGACAAGTATCTGCCCGCCTTAGAAGCCATTAGCGCCCGCTACGGCGTGCCGTTTGCAATGCGGACAGAGTCTGGACAACCCGCTCACGGGTTGCAGCGGTTGTTCCGCGCCTTGGCGGAAGCGTGCCGGCAAGGTTTGGATGGCGCTCGGTTGTGGCAGTTGTTGCCGTCCCCCTACTTACAAGTGAACGGCGAACCGCTGTTGCCCCCTGAACGCCACAAAGAGGTGTTACAGCGCATTCGGCAAAACCTCGTTGAAACCGACCTTGAACACTGGGCGCAACAGTTGGCGGGAGGCGACGAGGGACGAGCGCAACAGTTCCGCGAATTTTTTGCCGCCATCAAAGCGTTGCCGCTCAAGGCACCCGCACGCGACCACGCCCAAGCGTGGCGGCAATTGTTGGACAGGTTTGTGACTATCGGCGCACCACCGGTGTCCCTTCGCCGGGGCGTCGCCTACCGTTCCGCTATTGACGAGCAGGAAAGCGCTGCGTTGCGGCAAGTGTATGAGACGCTGAACAGTTTGCAGGCGTGGTCTACGCCGTTGAGTTTGGACGAATTTGTGGCTGTGCTGACGGACGCATGTCGCTTCCCACCGCAGCCGCTCGCTGATGCCGTGCCTGTGACGACTGTAGTTGAAGGGCGCGGGGTTTGGGTGCCTGTCGTCGTCGTGCTCGGTCTGAACGACGGCGATTTCCCGCAGTCACCGTCGCAGTTTGAGTTGCTGACCGATGAGCATCGCTACCGGTTGCAGCAAAGTTGCCAGTTGCAAACGCCGCTGAAGTTTCGCGCACAATTTCTCGTCGCCGAACGGATGCTGTTCATGGAAGCGGTGGGTGCGGCGACGGAACGATTGGTGCTCGCTTACCGCCGCACCGATGCCGAGGGCAAACCGCAGGCGACATCCGTGTTTCTGAGTGCAGCGGAAAACGCTCTGTGCGCGACAGGATGGCGATGGCAAAGGCACGAACGGGATTTGGGCGATGTGTTGCCCCGCGATTTGACCGAAGCCGTTGATG carries:
- the addB gene encoding ATP-dependent helicase/deoxyribonuclease subunit B, whose amino-acid sequence is MIVAVSVHWVCAPRWRALETAALTAWRASNGKALIIVPSAALRQWWLSRLAEEIGGVHGEAVVTLEKFAERLAQSSGASFGRLARPLELRLAAWDAFHAASDLPPQWRVNGIVEVFLDTVEELELHGLTPERVATALPDDPTVAPLTRLWRHWCSVLCERHLWTVGDVLRRGIEAVRRSPDALPSEIIAYGFTALTDLRWQFLQALHTDGAQHIRFFVPCFTDNEPAYRYTHALRRLLHDATLAQECDDEVPDELNAIVRFAFHWQQEAPAFQPTDRVVCIAAAGEEQEVEMAVRVLTQWRREGKLRRYSDALLLARSLDKYLPALEAISARYGVPFAMRTESGQPAHGLQRLFRALAEACRQGLDGARLWQLLPSPYLQVNGEPLLPPERHKEVLQRIRQNLVETDLEHWAQQLAGGDEGRAQQFREFFAAIKALPLKAPARDHAQAWRQLLDRFVTIGAPPVSLRRGVAYRSAIDEQESAALRQVYETLNSLQAWSTPLSLDEFVAVLTDACRFPPQPLADAVPVTTVVEGRGVWVPVVVVLGLNDGDFPQSPSQFELLTDEHRYRLQQSCQLQTPLKFRAQFLVAERMLFMEAVGAATERLVLAYRRTDAEGKPQATSVFLSAAENALCATGWRWQRHERDLGDVLPRDLTEAVDDRDAEQRALFVAFTNADLATEERATVARLLRDEDFRDRLHAEWRRWQEPQRGAWDGNIPSLAEAIVALLRANGLRVTALEDYGHCPYRFFARHLLGLRRPQDITYIVDHRIIGEVWHATMVCFVRAWQERGDLPDEATLRDIAQRVIDEKLVTYPEAMRELVRKRVLEAVGRMWQAEAVERQQGWRPVEVEAVVQLTAARLGDVPDALKPLPITLKIDRLDENDAGERRVVIYRTLTAPSFQDIDDGVALQLPLSALAAGDGVTEAVFLRLLQFTQSGYSRSCRLVAKGSKRPSLTAMRQKATEHAKRFLANIAAAQFAPQPLRHDDSCRACDFKALCRHSKLRLTERRRQSAADES